The Equus quagga isolate Etosha38 chromosome 2, UCLA_HA_Equagga_1.0, whole genome shotgun sequence genome has a window encoding:
- the RPL10L gene encoding 60S ribosomal protein L10-like yields MGRRPARCYRYCKNKPYPKSRFCRGVPDAKIRIFDLGRKKAKVDEFPLCGHMVSDEHEQLSSEALEAARICANKYLVKSCGRDGFHLRVRLHPFHVIRINKMMACAGADRLQTGMRGAFGKPQGTVARVCIGQIIMSIRTKLQNKEHVVEALRRAKFKFPGRQKIHISKKWGFTKFNAHKFDDKVAEKRLIPDGCGVKYVPSRGPLAAWRALYSSGL; encoded by the coding sequence ATGGGCCGCCGCCCCGCTCGCTGTTACCGCTACTGTAAGAACAAGCCTTACCCAAAGTCTCGCTTCTGCCGCGGGGTCCCTGATGCCAAGATCCGCATCTTCGACCTGGGCCGGAAGAAGGCCAAAGTGGACGAGTTCCCGCTCTGTGGGCACATGGTGTCTGATGAACACGAGCAGCTGTCCTCCGAGGCCCTGGAGGCCGCGCGCATCTGTGCCAACAAGTACTTGGTGAAAAGCTGCGGCCGCGACGGCTTTCACCTCCGCGTGCGGCTCCACCCCTTCCACGTCATCCGCATCAACAAGATGATGGCCTGTGCTGGGGCCGACAGGCTCCAGACCGGCATGCGGGGGGCCTTCGGAAAGCCCCAGGGCACGGTGGCCAGAGTCTGCATCGGCCAGATCATCATGTCCATCCGCACCAAGCTTCAGAACAAGGAGCACGTGGTGGAAGCCTTACGCAGGGCCAAGTTCAAGTTCCCCGGCCGCCAGAAGATCCACATCTCCAAGAAGTGGGGCTTTACCAAGTTTAATGCCCATAAATTTGATGACAAGGTGGCCGAGAAGCGCCTCATCCCGGATGGTTGTGGAGTCAAATACGTGCCCAGTCGTGGCCCCCTGGCCGCGTGGCGAGCTCTGTACTCATCAGGTCTTTGA